In Amphiura filiformis chromosome 2, Afil_fr2py, whole genome shotgun sequence, one DNA window encodes the following:
- the LOC140146282 gene encoding 26S proteasome non-ATPase regulatory subunit 7-like: MSVSPPEIKKVVVHPLVLLSVVDHFNRIRNQRRVVGVLLGHWQKNGSVDVSNSFALPFDEDDKDASVWYLDHDYLENMYGMFKKVNAREKIVGWYHTGPKLHQNDIAVNEVVRKYCPNSILCIIDAKPKELGLPTEAYIAVEEVHDDGTPTSKTFEHVPSEMGAEEAEEVGVEHLLRDIKDTSVGTLSQRITAQLLGLKGLHSQMQHIHSYLEQVVAGKLPVNHQIIYQLQDIFNLLPDVNLLEFIRAFTVRTNDQMLVIYVASLIRSIIALHNLINNKIQNRDLEKQEGKSDKDKKKDDKDKSKDGDKKDGDKKDKKDDKKKDEKKKGGKGDAKK; the protein is encoded by the exons atgtctGTATCTCCACCTGAAATCAAGAAGGTGGTGGTTCATCCTTTGGTGCTTTTGAGTGTCGTAGATCACTTCAACAGGATCAGAAATCAGCGTCGAGTTGTGGGGGTTTTGCTGGGTCATTGGCAGAAAAATGGATCAGTCGACGTTTCCAACAGTTTTGCAC TTCCCTTTGATGAAGATGACAAAGATGCCAGTGTGTGGTACTTGGACCATGACTACCTGGAGAATATGTATGGCATGTTTAAGAAAGTTAAtg CTCGTGAGAAGATAGTTGGTTGGTATCACACGGGTCCAAAACTGCACCAAAATGACATTGCTGTCAATGAGGTCGTCAGGAAATACTGCCCCAACTCG ATACTGTGCATTATAGACGCCAAACCAAAAGAACTAGGTCTACCAACAGAGGCTTACATTGCAGTGGAAGAAGTACATGAT GACGGCACACCAACATCTAAGACCTTTGAACACGTACCAAGTGAAATGGGAGCAGAAGAAGCTGAGGAAGTTGGTGTTGAGCATCTGCTCAG agaCATCAAGGATACCAGTGTCGGCACCTTATCACAGCGCATCACAGCCCAGCTGTTAGGGCTCAAGGGCCTCCATTCACAGATGCAACACATACACAGCTACCTAGAGCAAGTTGTGGCTGGCAAACTTCCTGTCAATCACCAAATCATCTATCAACTACAAGACATCTTCAACCTTCTCCCCGATGTTAATTTACTCGAGTTTATTCGCGCCTTCACAGTACGGACTAACGATCAAATGCTTGTCATATACGTGGCCTCGTTGATCAGATCGATCATTGCCCTGCATAATTTGATCAATAATAAGATTCAGAATAGAGACTTGGAAAAACAAGAGGGAAAAAGCGATAAggataaaaagaaggatgataaAGACAAAAGTAAGGACGGAGACAAGAAGGATGGGGACAAGAAGGACAAGAAAGATGATAAGAAGAAGGACGAGAAGAAGAAAGGCGGAAAGGGTGATGCGAAGAAATAG